In Narcine bancroftii isolate sNarBan1 chromosome 7, sNarBan1.hap1, whole genome shotgun sequence, the sequence CTGAGTTCCTTTGACTCCTCTTAGTTCACTCAAggtgccagcatctgcagtttttttgcatTCCTCTAATGTTCCAAGCGACTTCTAGGCTACACGAGAGGATAGAGCCAGTTTTGCTTTAATAACTTGAAGAAACCAGCACTGCGGCCCTCATGCTCTCGAGGAGTATTAAGCTAGATACTCAAGTAAaaacatctactgcatccggtgctcctgttctggccttctagacatcagagagactggacacagactgggagattgcttccatttcaattccaccccccaccccaccccacttccATGCTGTCATGTCTGTCCCACAAAGATTGCTCGTAAATTGGATGACCAAGACAAttaccatctgggcactctccaaccgtatggtattaacatcaatttctccagtttctgttcgcCTACTCTCCGTCCTCCCTCCCTGccctttctctttgtctttcaaGAGccagccctcctccccctgcttgctggtataccctccctccctcatccacctattacttcctgcctttggaactgtgctccttccccaccattttgttcaggttctGGCtgacattttgtcataccttgatgaagggctcaagcccaaaacgttggtcatgTATCATTATctctgctctataaaggacactgtttggcctgctgagtttctccagcattgtgtttttacttcaaccactgtatctgcagattttacttCAGATATTCAAGTACCTTATTCAAATTATTGTTGAGTATTGGAATAACATGTGAGGCTTCAAGTACTGTCAATCTCAGGAAATCTGGCACTCATGCattttttttacatgatagaggaattaggggatattgggagaaggcaggtaggtggagttaggtcatcagttagatcagccatgatcgtattgaatggcggagcaggctcgatgggccatttttggccgactcctgttcctacttcctatgttcctatgtaagtcTATGATAATCCTACTTTTGCTGCACAaactatttaaaaaattgaataaataaaatatttgttttaatcaGTTACTTAAATCGATTGAAATGTGTACAAAACATTAAATTCAATTTAGGATATAATTAAGTATCTGGAACAGAAAACAATTCCCACATTTCATCCCACAGAGCCCATCTAATATCTAATTTACTCGGCAGCAAGTTATTCTCTTACCTTTGTGAGGTGATGGCTCTACAATTACATCATCGTGATTATTGGGTAATATTGGCATCTTGACATTTTTCCCactgaaaatatatatatatatttttcatcTATTACATCCATGAAAAGGAAcaagtaaaattttaattttgcagCATAGAAATGAGAAAAGATGGCTTATCATTTGGGCTGAAAGACAGGGTCAACCCTCACTGACTTCCTGTCCAATACCTAACCTATGCTATGAGCTATCTATTCCTCTCACTACTCTCTCACCGCACTCACTATCACCAGCCCATGACCTCTTCCTGCCGTAGTTCTGGGCAGTAGATTAACTTTGCAGGGGAGTTTCAGTCTTATCGTTCCCAGtgacaatgtaaaaaaaatcaagacggaatttattatgtaaatttcaGCCCGTAATTTTTCCAACGGCACCCCAATGACCATCTAAAATGACCGCAGCCACTCTGCAAGAAATGGGCCTAATGAATACAACTTTCCCAATGATGTGCTGTTATGCGCGATGAACCGTTCAGCTCGTGATGTCAACGGGTGCTGTCCCACAATGGCCAGAGTGATAGTGGGCATGAAGATTGGCCTTATTTAGATCTCTGTTGGCACATCTGAGGCACCCGCCACTTTGTGCGACCCAAAACTCTGATGAGCAGCAGGGAGGATGCAACACCACCCCAAGAGGGTCTGGACCTCCGACCTCCACAGGCGGCATGCCTGAATCTGAGCAATTGAGTGACAGAGAAGCAGACGCCAgccatgggggggtggggggtggaggggaggtcctTCGCACCAGCAGGATTCAGGTAAAAcctttttatccatgtgcctgtccttAAGCAGCTACATGTGGACACATGTGGTGACGTGAAATTGTTTGTGTCTGCCCTCCATCAATCTCATGTTCAGATAACACCTACTGCTTTATAAAGGTGAACAGCAGCTATGTTCAGTCAGCTACCACGTGCTGTATTAGATCAGTAAGCAACAACTGCATTAAGACAGCACATGCTCCACTTTAATGGATGCGGCACCATTTTTAACTGTATGAGACTCTCTCCTGCAGCAAGGCAGCACGTCCTCCATCGGGTTGGTTTGCAAGTGCTTTAGTTATGCAATGATAAGCTGTGGTCATGCAGTTAGTTCTTCTTTGGATATTTGGGCAGCAGCTACAGTCACGTGGCAGCTCTCCTTTTGATCAATCTTACTGACGGGCATTGTGTTCCAATCCCTAATAGCGCGGAAGTGGCCTAGGAAAAGAGCATGACCAACCAAGGCCAGGATAATATGTCAAGAGCGTTGTGACAAGCTACAATCAATGGACCATGAAGAGGTGGAGAGGCGCCACGTTCAGTAGGTGAACGTCACCATGCGGAGGAGACCGGAGGGTTTTCAAACATGTTTGAAAGACTGGAAAGGGAGAAGCATATGCAAACTGGCATCACGAGCGAGGTGGCGGGCTTGCTATCAATCCCCATCTCAGACAATCAACTTCctgtaccaccccccccccaacaaaataTAACCCTCACCAACCCCAGAGCCAGATTTCCTTTCATTCCCCATGTCGTGGACCTGTAATGTAGCACCTTGACGTGGCGTTCAAGTCCATTCAAGAACCTCCCTCCTCATGCTACCCTGGACCATTCCAGTAACGTGATTGCGAGAACCATGTTCACATTAGTATTTATAATGTGAGCTTTTGCGTGTTTTGCACAGTTTTGCACACACGACTACAGCCTAACATGCAGATCCATTGGGATTCACAAAGTGCAAAGCTTgaaactgtggtaaaccactctgTATATTTAGCTGTCTGGACACACCCCTTGGgccaactgtacctgtggctcctcccacagactcctgaataaaggtgaccgtCCCACAGtgccctccccagttcaggacagtcgaccagcatggacgtacctccattctattgctaataaaagcctatcacttTTACATAGCTTCTACTTCTGGagttattgatgatgcatcaattttattagcaataaatgttgataatggagcagatcctaaaACCTGAGAAGTTGGAAATCGACCCACGGTCATCTAAAGCCTCCAACAACATTGAACTGTTGCTTCGAAGCGTTTCTGCAGACATCATCAGAGAACGACAAGCTGCAGGTACTACATTCCCCAGTCAAGCCCCTGGTGTATTCAATGATCAGTGACGCCAAGTCATATGAAGAGGCAATGGACATCCTGAAAGGCCTGTACCTGAGGATGGTAAATGAGGTATTCACGAGACACCTCCTGGCTACCCAGAAACAGTGACCTGGGGAATTGAGtgctgagtacctccaggccCTGCGAGCTCTTGGACGGTGCTGCAACTGCAAGGCTATGACACCCACGGTGAACATGGAGGACCAGATCAGAGATGCTTATGTCAAGGGCATCAGGAGCAAGGCGAGCTCAGCTTGTGAAAGGCAGTCAAACTGGCAGGCACACCAGAGATGGCCCTCCAGAATATTGAAGCCTACTTGGCAAACAACAAGGCCGCTgccttgggatgtgggagggccACAGCCCCGCagaacaccaccaccaccacgtCCCGCCAACGATCTGACCATGGCCATTGTACTCCGTGAGCACCTAACACCACTACTGCCACATCCCACCAGCGGCCCAACCACGGCCGTCGTACTCCGTGatcacccaaagtgctacttttgtGGCCTGAACAAGCACTTGAGGAAACGCTGCCTGGTGAAAGATGCGGTTTGCTCTAACTGTGAGTAGAAAGGACATTACATGAAGGGGTGCATGTTGAAGTCTCCCCAACCAAGCAGCACTGCATGCGGGCCGTGGGGACTGACATTTTTGACACCTCCATCTTCGAAATCTAGCAGTGCTGCATGAGAGCCATGGGGTCCCCCATCTTGGACACCATCATTTTGGGACCGCACACCCGAACACTCTACCACATCTACAGACTCCGATCCAAAACTGGCCTCCATCATGCTGGATCAACTCACcagatcaatgatggacatccaggtaaacagCCATGTGTTGAGCTGCCTGTTCGATCATGGGAGCtcagagagcttcatccaccccaacACGGTGTGGCATTACTCCCTGGTGATAAGGCCAGTaagccacaaagtctctttgGTATTGAAGTCCCATACGGCTGATGTCTGCAGCTACTGTGTAATGACTCTGACCGTGTGGGGCACAGACCTGGTGATGTCACAGCTCTGCATTGCCATGCTGCTGGGGCTAGACTTTCAATGCATACTTAAAAGTGTGACGATGGAGTACAACAGGCCCCAACAACCCCCACTGTCAGTAACAAGCAGTTTTTAAACTGGCCACTGCGGTCCACCAGGAAAACCCACCCCGCGGccacttccccccaccatttCCAGCCAGCAACCTGAAGATTGCCCATTGCACACGACCTGTGGGCTCTCAACTCTCTCGATCACCCCTCCAGCATTGTTCGCTAACCTCACCCCCGACTGTAAACCTGTTGCCACCAAAGGTAGGCGGTACAGTGCCGGGGACAGGGTCATTGGAGGTGGTGAAGCAGCTactcaatgaggggatcattgaagccagcaccagcccctggagagcccaaggggtggtggtgaagaatggggagaaaaacagaatggtcatcgactacagtctGACCATTAacagatacatgcagctggacgtGTACCCTCTTCCCCACATACCTGCTAGGTAAACCAAATCACTCAATATCGGGATTTCTCCACCATTGATCTTAAGCCAgcttaccaccagctccccatctgccCGGAGGACCGCCAATATACTGGTTTTGAGGCAgctggccacctctaccatttcctgagggtcCCCTTCAGCATCAACAACAGGTAGtcagtcttccagtgggagatggacggGATGGTAGACCAGTACAAGATGCAGACCGCATTCCCATATCAGGACAACGTCATCATTtacggccatgacctgcaggattaCGATaccaacctccaaaaattcctaAGATGTTTGCAGTGGCAGACCAGACCATCTGAAAGACTTGATTTGTAATAACACCTAATTCACTTCACCCTGGCGGACTCTTtcaaaaacaaggggtgaatgtggtaaagcaCTGTATATATGATTAGCTGTCTGGACACATCCCtttggccgactgtacctgtggctcctctcaTGGACTCCCAAATAAAGGTGACcgtcccacagccccctccccagttcaggacagtcgaccagcattgatgtgtctccattctattgctaataaaagcctatcacttttacataacttccagtcttttagAGTGCTGCAACATGCCGCAATGAGCATCATTATTTGCAAACAAGTGGCTCCTGTGATGTGGACTCTCAATGAAAATGTTTAATTAAAATCATTGTGAAAATGGTATATCGCAAGTGAACCCTTCTGTTACATTGAAAGCACTGCAGGATCAAATCACGTTCTTACATAAAATCTCTTCCTACAAAGCTGACACAATCACCTCCCGTGCTTCGTGGGCACTATGGCGAGTTACTCCCAGAAAGGGAAGACGCTCAGGTGCCTCAGGGTGATCTCGTTGACAGTTGCACCACCAGTACTCCTTGTTGATCACACAGACGCTGTGAAGAACACAGCAGGCCACGACAACTTCTGGTATCAACCCACTGAGTGACCTTTTAGACGTCCGAACGCATGTTCCACAATGACCTTTGTGCTGTTCAAATGTttgttgtggtgatggtgatgctGGCTGAGGGCTTCACGGTGggtgaaacccttcatcaacCACCTCCTCAATGGATAAGCTGGTCTCCGATTAGATGCACAGGTATCTCCACCCCATTTACAATTTGTGATTTCTGTTGGCATTAACAGTGAACAATTATCAGTGTCTCATTCAGCCCATGAAAATGAGTGCTTTAGCTCTCCTCACGTGGCCAGAGGTACCCTCCTTGTCCCTCAGCCTTTCTGTAGAGGGGGCAGTTCACTAAGATGCAAGCATCGTGTGTGTGTCCAGGCCATCCCACATACACATCTATGAAGCTGGAACAACCACAGATCTGTGCTTATAAAGGCATTAGGCTCACAAACCATTATACATAGTGCAACACAAAGCTTTATACTTACCAGTAACTGTGATCGGCAACTGTCTGCAAGACAATTGAGTGCCATCCTTTCCTATTGTAGTCATCACTGGGTGCTCTGACAGGAATACGAGTACCATCAATCCCACCACCACACATTGGATAATGCCTTTCTGCAAATCCGTCGAGTGTCTCCTGCAGTTCAGATGAATTAAACATTGCAACTTGGCCCCTCTAAGTGCTCCAGTCACCTGGCATACCACCACGCAGACAATGGCCACTCCTATACTGAAAATAACACTAATGGATCGATATTCACATGGTGTCACTTACCACCACAAAGCGAGTCTAAAACGGGAACCCAGAGGTTGCACCTGAGGTCCAGCTCAATGAGCCTTAACATAAAAGCAAAGGTACCCCGAGACATATGAAAATGAGCCTTCATCGTCATCAAAATTGTTTGGGACATCAAGCCAGAATACAGGCcaactttctctctctttcctccatgTTGTTCTCTGCGACATTAGTGCATTTTGACTCACAATAAAGTCATGTCTCCCAATCAAAGTGCTCCCCTTCTCTCCACCCATTTTCCTGTAATGCATTTTGTCTCACGTGGTTTTCTTCCTTGCACGTGCACAACCCGCATCTCCGCACCATGAAAGAACGCTTGAAACTAAATAGCTACCCCCTTCGCAAAGGTCTGAAAATCTGGAGTCATTCCCTCTTCTTTCCTGAGGATCTTTTGGCTGCAGGATTCTGAGGTCACTTAGGACATCCATGTGGTGACCATGTCCATCAGACGTACATTGCACGTCCGCGTTGATGTCCACCCATGTTTGTCCGCCCACGTACACAGAAATTTTGGAATTATTCCgaaaaaaattagcatacttacctccaATGTGTCCCAATCTGGTcgtttacacaggggcacttttacacagcctttcTGTGTGGCGGAGTTGATTGAAGGGAGAACGTCGTATTCATTAGGCTTGGAGTGGTTGCAGTCAATCTACAGTGCAGCtgctctgtaaaaatgtgtaggggtccaagtggaaaaattatgggatggaatttgcatTATAAATTCCTTTGTGACATTTTTACACTTCCACCAAAGCAGAAACTTTCCTGAAATGTTCTGCTGTTCAGTGACTGTGTAAATGTGCCAATCACCAATAACCTAGACAACCAGTGACTAGCTGTGGAGCTTTTGAATCTATTCTTGCTATGATTTCCTGATAAGGGATCAACAGCTGGATCCTGCGTCAGAGCAGAGTCCGTGCAGGACCAAAGAACCATAGATTTCAATTGGGGTTGTAGGGCAAAGATTGATGAAGTACAGAAAAAACAAGTTCTTCTTAAACAAAGGATAATTACTTCAGATGAAAAAACTCAAAGAATTACAAATATTCTTTAAAGTTGACTTTTTATAAAAAGTTCATTTTTATTCGCTGCAGTTATGTTCAAAGGTCTTTCAATCTTAATGATGTTTAAAAACAGTTTTTTTCTGCTGTTATATCCTTAATGGATTTCACACTAGCAAAATTATGTTGCATTTGCTCTATACTAACTgaactttctctgtaactctgtacTATATCTTACTTGATTTAATAGGAATGATATGTCCAGCtggactgctcgcaaaacaaactAACTTACTGCAActtgatacatgtgacaataacattgaatttgaacttgaaaacaATTAACACTTTGAATGGTGATTAAAATCTCTCCCGATTTTGTCAGCTGCTCGTGGCAGTGAGCAGTATTTGGTGAGTGCAGTGTGTGGCGCAAATGTGAACTGCTATGAACACAATTCCCCTTTATTTTGGAGTGCAGACGGCTGGATCTATCACACAAGCCCTCTGCACCTAGCTCAGGAAGGGGCAGCTTGTGAGTGCCAATTCCGAGCAGAGAGATCAGCCCAGCAGGATACAGCCAATTCCCCAACATTAACACTGTTGGAGGTTTTGCCACGTTAAAGTACTTGTGTTTGCAGTAAGCCATAGCAGATTAATTTCAACGATATCCCAGACCAAGCTCAATAGGATCAAACCAAAAGCAAACTCCTGGAGGTAGTTTCTATGGAGGTAGAGGGTCAGTCAATTTTTCAGATCAAGAATATTCATTGGGATCttcagcagtttgctttttgctccagatcacagcatctgcagtattttgtctTCCCTGAACTTGACGGGAATTTGGATCAGAGGCAAAGCTTAAACTTAAATCATATTCTTCAGGTTCAGGGAGCAAAACTTTGATTGATTTATGATTTGAGCTTTGGAATGGGAACAAAAGGAACATTAATATCTAAATGAGAAGAATTTTCAtacctttgaaaatatttaagttCTTTTCCATTTAAGAGGTTTCTCACGTAATATCCTGTGGCATGGTTGAGGCGTGAAGAGCAGGGAAGCTTCTCTGGTTTGTAACAGAACCAAGGCTCCCCCGTCTTGATATCAGTAAAATCACAGAGTGGTTTGGTCTGTTTCAAACACAGATTACACACACTAGATTTCATGATCTTACCTAACTTGAAAGTGCTTCTAAAATACACTCTTTGGGATTCGTTCCGTAGCTGCTGAAGTATTTGGATCCCTTCACTGGGATGAACCAAGGAAACAGATACTTGGACTTTCCCCGGCCAGAGTAAAGTAAAATTTATATAATAAAATCCATTTTGATGATCTATAACTGTTCCTACCGATCCAGCCTTTAGCTCTGGAGTGTGGATCCGTGCTTGGAGATAGTCACCCCCATATTGCTTCGGATTTCCTTCAAAATCGTACATGCGCAGCATCACTTGTAATTGATCTCCAACGTAGAAAGTCTTTGCAGAATTTAAAATAACGAAGCGTGTCCGTGATGGGTCActgcttttcataaaatgcacGGCCGGGTTGGGAGGTTTTGGCCATTCAATCATTTTCGTCAGAACTGTACCCTCTGACCTTTCTTCAGGGGTGAAGGTGTGAATCTGGTAGCCACATTGCAAGAGTCTGTCTGTCCACATTGACAGATTTTTCTCCTTTGACAGGTCTCTCCTGTGATCAGACTTTGGTTTTGGATATTTCTCCCGCACAAAGTAAGTTTCATTGCCACCAGACTGTAGAAAGGAATAACTTATTATAATAAATATCTTTGCAATTAATTACTAATATCAAGCCCATGGAAAACCAGGAATTTAAACAAGGGGAAGCAACCTAAGAGAGAATCTTAAGTTGATGGGAACATGTCAAGGCAATATTCAAGGAAAGAACAGAAGCTTATCTTGGTGAAACTATAGATGCAGAAGGATAGACATCGTTCGAGAAAGTGTGATTACTGGGGCTAGTAAACCAGAAATGGCCAAGTGATAGGAGAAGTCCGCAGCGTGCAAGTGTAAATGGGAAGAGCTGAGGAAACAAATGACACAAGAGAAGCATGACAAACAATTCACCTCAATTCTGCTGATGCCCAGCGCTCACTGCAGACTACATCTGCTGATCCCCAGTGCTCGCTGCAGCCTACATCTGCTGGTGCCCAGTGCTCGCTGCAACCTACATCTGCTGGTGCCCAGCGCTCACTGCAGACTACATCTGCTGATCCCCAGTGCTCGCTGCAGCCTACATCTGCTGGTGCCCAGTGCTCGCTGCAACCTACATCTGCTGGTGCCCAGTGCTCACTGCAACCTACATCTGCTGATGCCCAGCGCTCACTGCAGACTACATCTGCTGATCCCCAGTGCTCGCTGCAGCCTACATCTGCTGGTGCCCAGTGCTCGCTGCAACCTACATCTGCTGGTGCCCAGTGCTCGCTGCAACCTACATCTGCTGGTGCCCAGTGCTCGCTGCAACCTACATCTGCTGGTGCCCAGTGCTTGCTGCAGGCTACATCTGCTGGTGCCCAGTGCTCGCTGCAGCCTACATCTGCTGGTGCCCAGTGCTCGCTGCAGCCTACATCTGCTGGTGCCCAGTGCTTGCTGCAGGCTACATCTGCTGGTGCCCAGTGCTCGCTGCAGCCTACATCTGCTGATCCCCAGTGCTCGCTGCAGCCTTCATCTGCTGGTGCCCAGTGCTCGCTGCAGCCTACATCTGCTGGTGCCCAGTGCTTGCTGCAGGCTACATCTGCTGGTGCCCAGTGCTCGCTGCAGCCTACATCTGCTGATCCCCAGCGCTCGCTGCAACCTACATCTGCTGGTTTGTTACTCTCAAAATTAATATGTGAATAGATATTTCTTTCCCCCCACCGCCCCACCCCGCTCACAACCCTGCCAAGATTCTTTAAGCAATTTTCATTCATCCCAATTCATTTTATATGGCCAGATCTGAAATATTCCATTCCCTAGTTGGTTCCACAAAATATTATACTTTCCATATTTACCAActgatttaatccacaaaaagaCTAAAGTCACACACCATTATTGCAGTACCTTTTCCACCTGCAACTATCAGTGCTAGATCTATGCTCTGTCCTCAAGGGACCCATAGACCATTCTCACCAGGAACTTTATCCATTTTCTATTTCTTATTGGCACTCAGTGATTCAATGTTTTTGATCTTCCAAATTAAACATCATTTCTCACGACTGCTTTATCATATTTTATTGATAGAAATTAAGTGATAGAAATCTCCAACTTGTATGTTTTTGTGAAGTCACCCAGCCTTTGCCACCCAACAACCCTGTTTCTGTAATGTCTATTGATTTACATTTATCTATGACTATTTAAACCAGTAATTCAATTATATCTGATTACAAATTTTGATCTTTTACTATTTTTCTTCATCTACACACCAGTAATCTCAATCTGATAACTAAGCAGCCAAATAAATGATTAAAGAATTCTCATAGACAGGAAATAAGGAAAAATAAAAAAGctaaaatttgaaatattttacaGCAACATttgatgaaaaaaataacattttaagaTGTGAAAGCAGTTGTATGATTAACTGGAAATTCAATGCCAAGTCACCAGAAATGTTACATGACTATTCTTGACATGTCAAGTCTTAATTCATGTATCTACTTCTTTTGGGCCTAGTGTTTCATTACATACCTTCATCTGTTGGAAAATGACCAGCAATCCCATCAGCATCAACAGAATAAAACCGCACTGGAAACTGGATCTGGTAAGGATGGAGGTTTTTGAATGTTGTTCTTTCATACTTGTTTTTCAATTTCATCACAAACTAATGCTTCTTAAATCTGGAATAGCACAAAACAAATATTGAAACCCAGGACTGACAATATTTTAATGGTAAATCATACgcacattttcattttaattgacACGATTAAAAGGAACCTACAAATGACATTTATTATCCATGAATaatcccagcattttctgcttttattttagattttcagcatctgcagttttttgaaTCCAACTTTCCAATTATTCCTGTCTTCTCACTCCTTATACTTTTTTACTACTGTACAGTTGAATCCTgctctcccctcactccccatACTCACTGATAATTCACCAATGTACAAGTCACAATGGGTGAGTCGTAGCGGTACGCTTGGAGAgagtgggcagaaccagtgcTTACAGCTCCTGTCTTGAGatagctagacacaacagcctcctataTACTAGCAACTAGCCACTAAAGCCACAAGGCATAGGTCCcgtaggtctactgagaagccctggcctactcaacataGCTATGTCATGAGGTCATTAGCACTTCATGACGCCAAGTCACATGTGTGTCTATATtaagcctgataacactgtaataaatgttcttctcTTCGCTAGCTGACAACTTAAGGCATGGTCTCATTATTTCAACATAATGGAGTATGAGCACAAATATCATCCGTCACAGAGTCACAATATTGTCTCTCAGATGCATGTTACAAATAGCCCCCACCAGCATTCCCCCTAGCCCACAGTTCGCAAACTGGGATGGAGCTTAGGGGTGGTTCCAAAGAGAGCAAGCTAGCCCATATGCCCAGCTTTATACTGCAGTCAGCAAGG encodes:
- the LOC138738428 gene encoding NXPE family member 3-like, translated to MKEQHSKTSILTRSSFQCGFILLMLMGLLVIFQQMKSGGNETYFVREKYPKPKSDHRRDLSKEKNLSMWTDRLLQCGYQIHTFTPEERSEGTVLTKMIEWPKPPNPAVHFMKSSDPSRTRFVILNSAKTFYVGDQLQVMLRMYDFEGNPKQYGGDYLQARIHTPELKAGSVGTVIDHQNGFYYINFTLLWPGKVQVSVSLVHPSEGIQILQQLRNESQRVYFRSTFKLGKIMKSSVCNLCLKQTKPLCDFTDIKTGEPWFCYKPEKLPCSSRLNHATGYYVRNLLNGKELKYFQSGKNVKMPILPNNHDDVIVEPSPHKDQGFIECVPGKPLPSPSGFYYQDKWVSQTCCAQHFDISENATNCLRWKNVYLHGDSTMRQWFEYLIRFMPGLRKIDVGNSLRYGPHLAVDVDNTIKIEYFAHGIPIRIPPLIIQNLLFIANKLDDIKGGKNTVVALTIWSHFSTFPVEHYIRRLQNIRRSILRLLDRSPETLIVIKTANVQALPRNVSLYSSDWFSYQLDLVMRRIFQGINVAFVDAWEMTLAHYLPHEIHPKQIIVKNQVDMFLSYVCPLKK